The Pseudarthrobacter sp. NS4 genome includes a window with the following:
- a CDS encoding rhodanese-like domain-containing protein — translation MSDFDTVPVHDIPADAVIVDVREDYEWVAGHAEDAVHIPMDQIPTRLDELDPDEDLYIICRTGGRSFRVAQWLTGQGYTAINVAGGMDQWLELGKPLVSDNGLKPIVL, via the coding sequence ATGAGTGATTTCGATACCGTTCCCGTCCATGACATCCCCGCCGACGCCGTGATTGTGGACGTCCGGGAGGACTACGAATGGGTGGCCGGCCATGCCGAAGATGCCGTCCACATTCCCATGGACCAGATTCCAACGCGACTGGATGAACTTGACCCGGACGAGGACCTGTACATCATCTGCCGCACCGGAGGCCGTTCCTTCCGTGTGGCGCAGTGGTTGACCGGCCAGGGATACACGGCCATCAACGTGGCCGGCGGCATGGACCAGTGGTTGGAGCTCGGCAAACCCCTCGTCTCGGACAACGGCCTCAAGCCGATCGTCCTCTGA
- a CDS encoding HAD family hydrolase, producing MTTLTETSVAGNDDRREIENDNVNQKLMVALDVDGTLVDHDGHMSPAVREAAQAVVAAGHEVMIATGRSLNAMLPILENIGIERGYAVCCNGGVTLRLNPEFENGYEVLHKATFDPAPALRALRERLPSAKYALEDEDGNFLSTERFQDASFGVEAVGVDFHTMLESTAVRVVVFSTENTPEEFNEAIEQIGLAGVTYSVGWTAWLDIAAAGVTKASALESLRSRLGIEPHLTVAVGDGRNDIEMLGWAGRGVAMGQAPEEVIAAADEVTHSVFDDGAAHVLRSLL from the coding sequence ATGACAACGCTGACTGAAACCTCAGTCGCCGGCAACGATGACCGGCGAGAGATCGAAAACGACAACGTAAACCAGAAGCTCATGGTCGCCCTGGATGTAGACGGCACCCTGGTGGACCACGACGGCCACATGTCGCCGGCCGTCCGCGAGGCGGCGCAGGCAGTAGTAGCCGCCGGGCATGAGGTCATGATTGCCACCGGCCGCTCCCTCAACGCCATGCTGCCCATCCTTGAGAATATCGGGATTGAACGCGGCTATGCGGTGTGCTGCAACGGGGGCGTGACACTGCGGCTCAACCCGGAATTCGAAAACGGCTATGAGGTTCTCCATAAGGCCACCTTCGACCCCGCTCCTGCCCTTCGGGCCCTCCGGGAACGGCTTCCGTCCGCCAAATACGCGTTGGAAGATGAGGACGGTAACTTCCTGTCCACGGAACGCTTCCAGGACGCAAGCTTCGGCGTCGAGGCCGTGGGTGTGGACTTCCACACCATGCTCGAATCCACAGCCGTGCGTGTAGTGGTGTTCAGCACCGAAAACACTCCGGAGGAGTTCAATGAGGCGATCGAGCAGATCGGCCTTGCCGGCGTCACATACTCGGTGGGCTGGACCGCGTGGCTGGACATCGCCGCTGCCGGCGTGACCAAGGCCAGCGCCCTGGAAAGCCTGCGTAGCCGCCTCGGCATTGAACCGCACCTGACGGTGGCTGTCGGAGACGGCCGCAACGACATCGAGATGCTCGGCTGGGCGGGACGGGGCGTGGCCATGGGCCAGGCCCCGGAGGAAGTCATTGCCGCCGCGGACGAGGTCACCCATTCGGTGTTCGACGACGGCGCCGCCCACGTGTTGCGCAGCCTGCTGTAA
- the pheA gene encoding prephenate dehydratase yields the protein MSGHAVTYAFLGPEGTFTEAALLQVPDALQAIRLPASNVNAALDLVRDASADAAMVPIENSVEGGVTATLDAIAGGQELRIIREVLVPISFVLVARPGVRLAGVRRVSTHGHAWAQCRLWMDANIPAAEYVPGSSTAASAMGLLDDDCHYDAAICAPLVAREQPGLSVLAENIGDNPGAVTRFILVSRPGQLPERTGADKTTVVVPLPEDRPGALMEILDQFATRGVNLSRIESRPTGQYLGHYFFSIDADGHAGDARVADALAGLHRISPNTRFLGSYPRADMQGTAVEAHTSDEAFAAARSWVASILRPESAAVESASATSPTA from the coding sequence ATGTCCGGCCACGCCGTCACCTACGCCTTCCTCGGTCCTGAGGGGACTTTTACCGAAGCAGCCCTGCTGCAGGTGCCGGACGCGCTGCAGGCCATCCGCCTCCCGGCATCGAACGTCAACGCTGCCTTGGACCTTGTGCGGGATGCTTCGGCTGACGCGGCCATGGTTCCCATCGAGAACTCGGTGGAGGGCGGCGTGACCGCCACCCTCGACGCCATAGCCGGCGGGCAGGAGCTGCGGATCATCCGGGAGGTCCTGGTGCCCATCAGCTTCGTCCTGGTGGCCCGTCCCGGCGTGCGGCTGGCCGGCGTGCGGAGGGTGTCAACACACGGTCACGCCTGGGCGCAGTGCCGCCTATGGATGGACGCCAACATTCCCGCGGCAGAATACGTCCCCGGTTCCTCCACCGCCGCCTCGGCCATGGGCCTGCTGGACGATGACTGCCACTACGATGCTGCCATCTGCGCGCCGCTGGTGGCCCGGGAGCAGCCCGGCCTGTCCGTTCTTGCGGAAAACATCGGCGACAACCCCGGCGCGGTGACCCGCTTCATCCTGGTCAGCCGCCCGGGCCAACTGCCGGAGCGGACGGGCGCGGACAAGACCACGGTTGTGGTTCCACTCCCGGAAGACCGCCCGGGCGCCCTCATGGAAATCCTGGACCAGTTCGCCACCCGTGGCGTGAACCTGAGCCGGATCGAATCCCGCCCCACCGGGCAGTACCTGGGCCACTACTTTTTCAGCATTGACGCCGACGGCCACGCAGGTGACGCGCGGGTGGCGGATGCCCTCGCCGGCCTGCACCGCATCAGCCCCAACACCCGCTTCCTGGGCTCATATCCCCGTGCAGACATGCAGGGAACAGCAGTGGAAGCGCACACTTCGGACGAGGCATTCGCGGCGGCAAGGTCATGGGTGGCTTCCATACTCCGGCCGGAATCCGCGGCCGTGGAAAGCGCTTCCGCCACTTCGCCAACAGCGTAG
- a CDS encoding lipopolysaccharide assembly protein LapA domain-containing protein codes for MTRAGVVWAAVVASLVLLILLIVFILQNQDQVLVQFMGFEGALPLGMALFIASVTGGVLVAAAGGARILQLRANARRARAPKRR; via the coding sequence GTGACGCGTGCCGGCGTGGTCTGGGCCGCTGTTGTGGCGTCCCTGGTCCTGCTGATCCTGTTGATCGTCTTTATCCTGCAGAACCAGGACCAGGTGCTGGTGCAGTTCATGGGATTCGAAGGAGCCTTACCGCTGGGCATGGCGCTGTTTATCGCCAGCGTGACGGGCGGAGTCCTGGTGGCCGCGGCCGGCGGCGCACGCATCCTTCAGCTCCGTGCCAACGCACGCCGCGCGCGGGCACCAAAGCGACGGTAA
- a CDS encoding LysE/ArgO family amino acid transporter translates to MMTVWATGLLTGLALIVAIGAQNAFVLRQGIRREHVGAVVAVCMAGDAALILGGTAGIGALVTQFPEALEVLRWGGAAYLLWWAVRSFISASKPSSLAEQPPKSKNSVIASAVALTFLNPHVYLDTVVLLGSLANQQGAGARWIFASGAVTGSVLWFSALGYGARTLAGVLSSPGTWRWVDVAIGVLMLVLATRLVMH, encoded by the coding sequence ATGATGACCGTATGGGCCACCGGCCTGCTGACCGGCCTGGCACTGATCGTGGCGATCGGGGCGCAGAACGCCTTCGTGCTGCGCCAGGGAATCCGGCGGGAACACGTCGGTGCCGTGGTGGCCGTGTGCATGGCCGGTGATGCTGCGCTGATCCTTGGCGGCACCGCCGGCATCGGGGCCCTGGTCACCCAGTTTCCCGAGGCCTTGGAGGTGCTGCGCTGGGGCGGGGCTGCTTACCTGCTGTGGTGGGCGGTGCGATCCTTTATCTCCGCATCTAAGCCTTCCTCGCTGGCAGAACAGCCCCCGAAATCGAAGAACTCCGTGATCGCCAGTGCAGTCGCGCTGACCTTCCTGAACCCCCACGTCTACCTGGACACTGTGGTGCTGTTGGGCAGCCTCGCGAATCAGCAGGGCGCCGGCGCGCGCTGGATCTTCGCAAGCGGAGCCGTGACCGGCAGCGTGCTCTGGTTTTCGGCGCTGGGTTATGGGGCACGCACCTTGGCGGGAGTCCTCAGCAGTCCGGGCACCTGGCGCTGGGTGGACGTTGCCATCGGCGTGCTGATGCTCGTCCTCGCCACCAGATTGGTTATGCACTGA
- a CDS encoding acetyl-CoA carboxylase carboxyltransferase subunit alpha/beta gives MPTTEKLRHLSAAELLGSVVDEGSFTSWDTPAQEPALSEEYARDLARARERSGTDESVITGAGLIRGRRVAVIVSEFSFLAGSIGHAAAERIVAAVERATAEGLPLLAGPASGGTRMQEGTPAFLSMVKITGAVRAHRQAGLPYLVYLRHPTTGGVMASWGSLGHINVAEPGALLGFLGPRVYEALHGEAFPGNVQVAENLFHKGLIDGVVEPADLAGLVGRALDILVPPVDVSPGPDVVPAAPPTLSVRPAAVDAWTSIEISRRPRRPDLRQLLRYGATDALPLNGTGQGEKDPGLLLALARFGSQSCIVLGHARPLRKDAAGMGPGSLREARRGMKLAEELRLPLLTVIDTAGAALSQEAEEGGLAGEIARSLHELIGLESPSVSVLLGQGAGGGALALLPADRTIAAQHSWLSPLPPEGASAIVHRTTAFAPAMAQAQGVNVASLYANGLVDHIVDERNDASLEPRQFCVRMASAIEYELGSVTGVPVAELVASRAGKYRNLGGI, from the coding sequence ATGCCGACCACCGAAAAGCTGCGGCACCTCAGCGCCGCTGAACTGCTGGGCAGCGTGGTGGACGAGGGGTCCTTCACCTCCTGGGACACCCCGGCGCAGGAACCGGCGCTGTCCGAAGAGTACGCCCGGGACCTGGCCAGGGCGCGGGAACGGAGTGGAACGGACGAATCCGTCATCACCGGCGCCGGCCTCATCCGCGGCCGCCGGGTGGCAGTGATCGTCAGCGAATTTTCTTTCCTGGCGGGATCCATCGGCCACGCCGCGGCGGAGCGGATCGTGGCCGCCGTGGAACGGGCCACTGCCGAAGGGCTGCCGCTGCTGGCCGGTCCGGCATCCGGCGGCACGCGCATGCAGGAGGGCACTCCCGCATTCCTGTCCATGGTGAAGATCACCGGCGCGGTGAGGGCGCACCGGCAGGCCGGCCTTCCCTACCTGGTCTATCTGCGCCATCCCACCACCGGCGGTGTGATGGCCTCGTGGGGATCCCTGGGGCACATCAACGTGGCGGAACCCGGCGCGTTGCTGGGTTTTCTGGGACCCCGGGTCTACGAAGCCCTGCACGGGGAAGCATTCCCCGGCAACGTACAGGTGGCGGAGAACCTGTTCCACAAAGGGCTGATCGACGGGGTGGTGGAGCCGGCAGATCTTGCCGGCCTGGTGGGCAGGGCGCTGGATATCCTGGTGCCCCCCGTGGATGTGTCGCCCGGGCCGGACGTTGTGCCTGCCGCACCGCCCACGCTGTCTGTCCGGCCCGCTGCCGTGGATGCCTGGACGTCGATCGAGATTTCACGCCGGCCGCGGCGGCCGGACCTGCGCCAGCTTCTTAGATACGGCGCCACCGACGCCCTGCCGCTGAACGGGACCGGGCAGGGGGAGAAGGACCCCGGGCTGCTGCTGGCGCTGGCCCGCTTCGGGAGCCAGTCCTGCATTGTCCTGGGACATGCCCGCCCGCTGCGGAAGGATGCGGCCGGGATGGGCCCGGGGTCGCTGCGGGAGGCGCGGCGCGGCATGAAACTCGCGGAGGAATTGCGGCTGCCGCTGCTCACGGTCATTGACACCGCAGGTGCAGCCCTCTCCCAGGAAGCGGAAGAGGGCGGCCTGGCAGGCGAAATCGCGCGCTCCCTGCACGAGCTGATCGGGTTGGAATCGCCGTCGGTCTCGGTACTGCTGGGCCAGGGGGCCGGGGGAGGGGCGCTTGCGCTGTTGCCCGCCGACCGGACCATCGCCGCCCAGCACAGCTGGCTTTCCCCGTTGCCTCCCGAGGGTGCGAGCGCCATCGTACACCGCACCACCGCCTTTGCCCCGGCCATGGCCCAGGCGCAGGGGGTAAACGTGGCATCGCTCTACGCCAACGGACTGGTGGACCACATCGTGGATGAACGGAATGACGCTTCGCTGGAGCCGCGCCAATTCTGCGTAAGGATGGCCAGCGCCATCGAGTACGAACTGGGGTCAGTTACCGGGGTGCCCGTGGCCGAACTGGTGGCATCGCGGGCAGGAAAATACCGCAACCTCGGCGGTATCTGA
- a CDS encoding DUF4190 domain-containing protein — protein sequence MTDQPSQRPEYPGANSPGGDQRPGTPPSGYEPPRFVPPYGSEASQQPPAGRGAYDQGNQYGGGQYSGSRYGGSPYSQPAAPYGQPAYYGMPAEPKTLSIASMVCGIASVIMGWLLLPQIAAIVTGHMALKREPSGKGMSITGLVLGYLCLLGYGAFWLLLIIGLAYAGSTATYGY from the coding sequence TTGACTGACCAGCCTTCCCAGCGCCCGGAGTACCCGGGGGCCAATTCCCCGGGCGGGGACCAGCGGCCCGGCACACCGCCGTCGGGCTATGAACCACCCCGCTTCGTCCCGCCATACGGCTCAGAAGCTTCCCAGCAGCCTCCCGCCGGCCGCGGTGCCTATGACCAGGGCAACCAATACGGCGGGGGACAGTACAGCGGAAGCCGATATGGCGGCAGCCCCTACTCCCAGCCTGCAGCCCCTTACGGGCAGCCGGCCTACTACGGCATGCCCGCCGAGCCCAAGACGCTGAGCATCGCCAGCATGGTCTGCGGCATCGCCTCCGTGATCATGGGCTGGCTGCTTCTTCCGCAGATCGCTGCGATCGTGACGGGCCACATGGCCCTCAAGCGGGAGCCCTCCGGAAAGGGTATGTCCATTACCGGCCTGGTCCTCGGCTACCTGTGCCTGCTCGGTTACGGGGCGTTCTGGCTGCTGCTCATAATCGGGCTGGCGTACGCCGGCTCCACGGCAACCTACGGGTACTGA
- a CDS encoding FadR/GntR family transcriptional regulator has translation MEKTSRLGLERVARPRLYEQLVEQILAYIESARLGPGDLLPAERDLAERLGVSRATLAQALVALEVLGVIDVQHGTGAVLARRPSVASVIKGLREHRSRLPEIVEARSTLEVKLAALAAARRTDEDLKAIDEALDVMSREINDGDRGTRGDELFHQAVTAAAHSSVLAQLMAFIAEMILETRMESLGQPGRPEQSLASHRKIADAIRSQDAEGAAEAMLAHIELVSDVELLRQGP, from the coding sequence GTGGAGAAGACATCACGGCTGGGACTGGAGCGAGTCGCACGGCCGCGGCTTTACGAGCAGCTGGTTGAGCAGATCCTGGCCTACATCGAGTCCGCCCGGCTGGGGCCGGGTGACCTCCTGCCCGCTGAACGGGACCTTGCGGAGCGCCTCGGCGTCTCCCGGGCCACCCTGGCCCAGGCCCTGGTTGCCCTTGAGGTCCTGGGCGTCATCGATGTGCAGCACGGTACGGGTGCCGTTCTTGCGCGCCGCCCCAGTGTCGCTTCCGTGATCAAGGGGCTGCGCGAGCACCGAAGCCGGCTGCCGGAAATTGTGGAAGCACGCAGCACCCTGGAGGTAAAGCTTGCAGCGCTCGCCGCTGCCAGGCGTACGGACGAAGACCTCAAGGCAATAGACGAGGCCCTGGACGTCATGTCACGCGAGATTAATGACGGCGACCGCGGCACCCGCGGTGATGAGCTGTTCCATCAGGCCGTCACGGCGGCGGCACACTCGTCAGTGCTGGCGCAGCTTATGGCGTTCATTGCCGAGATGATCCTTGAGACAAGGATGGAGTCACTGGGCCAGCCGGGCAGGCCAGAGCAGTCCTTGGCCTCCCACCGCAAGATTGCGGATGCCATCAGGTCCCAGGATGCCGAAGGGGCAGCTGAGGCCATGCTGGCCCACATCGAGCTCGTTTCGGATGTGGAGCTGCTCCGCCAGGGGCCCTAA
- a CDS encoding CaiB/BaiF CoA transferase family protein, which produces MSRAHHPQGPLAGHTVVDLSRALAGPHAGMMLADLGARVIKVENPGAGDDTRGWGPPFVGPENDLQSTYFMSCNRNKESISLDLKSGEGQAVLRGLLERADVVIENFRPGVMDRLGFPMAAMHELNPRLVILSITGFGHDGPESQRSGYDQILQGEAGLMSLTGSGPDDPQRVGVPIADLLAGMNGAFGVLAALVERDRTGHGQVVRTSLLASLIGVHAFQGTRTTVAGEVPQAQGNHHPSIAPYGLFACKDGSVQISVGSEKLWSSFAAAFALDPAAPGFASNAERVRNRAGVIAAVERVFAGYGAAELLQKLNDAGIPAGKVRSLDEVYAWEQVASQGLVVEVDHPLLGKVSLPGPPLRFFAPGGAAETTVTEHVAPPLLDADGESIREWLGLTAAAGAK; this is translated from the coding sequence ATGAGCAGAGCTCACCATCCCCAAGGTCCGCTGGCCGGACACACGGTCGTTGACCTGAGCCGGGCCCTGGCCGGCCCGCATGCCGGCATGATGCTGGCGGACCTGGGCGCCCGTGTCATCAAGGTGGAGAATCCCGGTGCCGGGGACGATACCCGCGGCTGGGGTCCACCGTTTGTCGGCCCGGAAAACGACCTTCAGTCCACGTACTTCATGTCCTGCAACCGCAACAAGGAGTCCATCAGCCTGGACCTGAAGAGCGGGGAGGGCCAGGCCGTGTTGCGGGGGCTGCTGGAGCGGGCCGACGTGGTGATCGAGAACTTCCGCCCCGGCGTCATGGACCGGCTGGGCTTCCCGATGGCCGCCATGCACGAACTCAACCCCCGGCTGGTGATCCTGTCCATCACCGGCTTCGGCCACGACGGGCCCGAGTCGCAGCGCAGCGGCTACGACCAGATCCTCCAGGGCGAGGCGGGCCTGATGTCCCTCACCGGCTCCGGGCCGGACGATCCCCAGCGGGTGGGCGTCCCCATTGCCGACCTGCTGGCCGGCATGAACGGGGCGTTCGGTGTACTGGCGGCGCTGGTGGAACGTGACCGGACCGGCCACGGCCAGGTGGTGCGCACCTCGCTGCTGGCATCGCTGATCGGGGTCCACGCCTTCCAGGGCACCCGCACCACGGTGGCGGGGGAAGTTCCACAGGCGCAGGGCAACCACCACCCTTCCATCGCCCCCTACGGGCTGTTCGCATGCAAGGACGGCAGCGTCCAGATCAGCGTCGGCAGCGAAAAGCTGTGGTCCTCCTTCGCGGCCGCGTTCGCCCTGGATCCCGCCGCACCCGGCTTTGCCAGCAACGCGGAAAGGGTGCGGAACCGCGCCGGGGTGATTGCCGCCGTCGAACGCGTCTTTGCCGGTTATGGCGCCGCGGAACTGCTGCAAAAGCTGAACGACGCCGGGATCCCGGCCGGGAAGGTCCGCTCGCTGGATGAGGTGTACGCCTGGGAACAGGTGGCGTCACAGGGCCTGGTGGTGGAGGTGGACCACCCGCTGCTCGGCAAAGTCAGCCTGCCCGGCCCCCCGCTGCGGTTCTTTGCCCCGGGCGGCGCCGCAGAAACCACCGTTACAGAGCATGTGGCCCCGCCGCTTCTGGACGCCGATGGGGAGTCCATTCGGGAATGGCTGGGCCTGACCGCTGCCGCGGGGGCGAAATAG
- a CDS encoding LysR family transcriptional regulator ArgP, producing the protein MNLDHLKALTAVIDEGTFEAAADALRITPSAVSQRIKALEASVGQVLVRRRLPCSATEAGMLLLRMARQVQVLEAETSSALGSGRSSRTHLPVAVNADSLATWFVPVLGEAAGWDDTTIDLHVEDQGYSSQLLREGEVMGAVTSDPVPVSGCRVELLGHMRYIPLAAAGLHQRFSTSEGPDWAAMPVLKFNAKDDLQRRLLASKGIEKPPPTHTVPSSEGFIAAVRAGLGWGMIPELQLTGEIAKGSLVRLEDTHEDVALYWQAWTLDSERLNRITATVRQASRAHLRPAPSGSGRKQPPSKALRGASVPNRAGYKRRE; encoded by the coding sequence ATGAACCTTGACCACCTGAAAGCACTTACCGCGGTGATCGACGAGGGAACTTTCGAGGCTGCAGCAGACGCTTTGCGGATCACCCCCTCCGCCGTAAGCCAGCGCATCAAGGCACTGGAAGCTTCCGTGGGTCAGGTCCTGGTGCGCCGCCGGCTGCCGTGCAGCGCTACCGAGGCCGGTATGCTTCTGCTGCGCATGGCGCGGCAGGTGCAGGTCCTTGAAGCCGAGACCTCGAGCGCGTTAGGAAGCGGCCGGTCATCCCGGACGCACCTTCCGGTGGCCGTCAACGCGGATTCGCTGGCCACCTGGTTCGTCCCTGTCCTCGGCGAGGCCGCCGGCTGGGACGACACCACAATAGACCTCCATGTGGAGGACCAGGGCTACAGCAGCCAGCTCCTTCGTGAAGGTGAAGTGATGGGAGCCGTAACCTCGGATCCCGTGCCGGTGAGCGGCTGCCGGGTGGAGCTGCTGGGGCACATGCGGTACATCCCGCTGGCTGCCGCCGGACTTCATCAGCGGTTCAGTACGTCCGAGGGCCCGGACTGGGCCGCCATGCCTGTGCTGAAGTTCAACGCCAAGGATGATTTGCAGCGCCGGCTCCTTGCCTCCAAAGGCATCGAAAAGCCTCCTCCCACGCACACGGTCCCCTCCTCGGAAGGCTTCATCGCAGCCGTCAGGGCCGGACTTGGATGGGGAATGATCCCCGAACTGCAGCTCACCGGGGAGATCGCCAAAGGGTCCCTTGTCCGGCTGGAGGACACACACGAGGACGTTGCCCTCTACTGGCAGGCCTGGACACTGGACTCCGAGCGGCTCAACCGCATCACTGCGACTGTCCGCCAGGCCAGCAGGGCGCACCTCCGCCCGGCACCCTCCGGGTCGGGCCGGAAGCAGCCTCCATCGAAAGCCCTCCGCGGGGCTAGCGTCCCCAATAGGGCAGGATATAAACGGCGAGAATGA
- the serS gene encoding serine--tRNA ligase: MIDVKDLSENPDKFRASQRARGADESVVDAIIAADSARRAALIRFENLRAEQNAFGKKVAQAKGDEKQALLAEVKELANSVKAASAEADAAQTKQEELLRTIPNLIEDGVPAGGEDDYVVVKTVGTPREFTDFEPKDHLEIGELIGAIDMERGAKVSGARFYFLRGVGARLEMALLQMAMDQAIEAGFVPMITPTLVRPETMQGTGFDVKHDAEIYRLAEDDLYLVGTSEVALAGYHADEILDFSKGPIRYAGQSSCYRREAGSHGKDTRGIIRVHQFNKVEMFIYTTVEEAAAEHQRLLAWEEEMLAKCELPYRVIDTAAGDLGTSAARKYDCEAWVPTQAAYRELTSTSNCTTFQARRLNIRERVVNEAGAAKGTRTVATLNGTLATTRWIVALLEHHQNADGSVNVPKALQKYLGGLEVLPVL; the protein is encoded by the coding sequence GTGATCGACGTAAAAGACCTCAGCGAAAACCCGGACAAGTTCCGTGCCAGCCAGCGCGCCCGCGGCGCCGACGAATCAGTGGTGGACGCGATCATCGCCGCGGATTCCGCCCGCCGTGCAGCGCTGATCCGCTTCGAAAACCTCCGGGCCGAGCAGAATGCTTTCGGCAAAAAAGTGGCGCAGGCCAAGGGTGACGAAAAGCAGGCCCTGCTGGCCGAGGTCAAGGAACTGGCCAACTCCGTCAAGGCGGCGTCTGCCGAAGCCGATGCCGCGCAGACGAAGCAGGAAGAACTCCTGCGCACTATTCCGAACCTTATCGAGGACGGCGTTCCCGCAGGCGGCGAGGACGACTACGTGGTGGTCAAGACCGTCGGAACGCCCCGGGAATTCACGGACTTCGAGCCGAAGGACCACCTGGAAATCGGTGAGCTGATCGGCGCCATCGATATGGAGCGCGGCGCGAAAGTGTCCGGGGCCCGCTTCTACTTCCTCCGCGGCGTGGGGGCCCGGCTGGAGATGGCCCTGCTCCAGATGGCCATGGACCAGGCCATTGAGGCGGGGTTTGTCCCGATGATAACGCCCACTCTGGTGCGTCCGGAGACCATGCAGGGCACGGGTTTCGACGTAAAGCACGACGCCGAGATCTACCGCCTCGCCGAAGACGACCTTTACCTGGTGGGCACCTCGGAGGTTGCCCTCGCCGGGTACCACGCCGACGAAATCCTCGACTTCTCCAAGGGCCCCATCCGGTACGCCGGCCAGAGCTCCTGCTACCGGCGTGAGGCCGGCTCGCACGGCAAGGACACCCGCGGCATCATCAGGGTCCACCAGTTCAACAAGGTGGAGATGTTCATTTACACCACCGTTGAAGAGGCGGCCGCCGAGCACCAGCGCCTGCTGGCCTGGGAAGAGGAGATGCTGGCCAAGTGCGAGCTTCCCTACCGCGTGATCGACACCGCCGCAGGCGATCTCGGCACCTCCGCCGCACGGAAGTACGACTGCGAGGCGTGGGTCCCCACCCAGGCCGCCTACCGCGAGCTGACGTCCACCTCCAACTGCACCACGTTCCAGGCCCGCCGCCTGAACATCCGTGAGCGTGTGGTGAATGAGGCCGGGGCCGCCAAGGGCACCCGGACCGTAGCCACCCTGAACGGTACCCTGGCCACCACCCGCTGGATCGTGGCGCTGCTGGAACACCACCAGAATGCCGACGGCTCGGTCAACGTGCCCAAGGCCCTGCAGAAGTACCTGGGCGGCCTCGAGGTCCTCCCGGTCCTGTAG
- a CDS encoding diacylglycerol/lipid kinase family protein → MSDLILYLLIAVALAFAVSSWWGVRRLKALHVRSAMGGDAQDSGLIEQRVAVILNPVKARSAEAKATIQRACLTAGWDEPVFFETTLEDPGFSQVQDALAHKPDVVLVGGGDGTVRVVAESLTHTGVAMGLIPLGTGNLLARNVDLDVNDLHGNVRTALFGRQRFIDTARMGIENSRTGHSSEHVFLVIAGIGMDAEVLADTNAGLKKAVGWLAYTEAGMRHLPGRRKKISISLDGSPEQVRNIRSVLFANCGLVPGGIDFIPQAMIDDGMLDVVVMSPRSALGWLLMYVKIMFKHTGKLPVMTVYRSGRVVIRCPEPMPTQLDGDTSGEATRLTVQVDPRSLLIRVKGQIQDGQELLGSAQADIQGGLRTGLVRRWLPSQPGLRP, encoded by the coding sequence ATGAGCGACCTGATTCTCTACCTCCTGATTGCGGTGGCGCTTGCCTTCGCGGTCTCGAGCTGGTGGGGCGTGCGCCGGCTCAAGGCCCTGCACGTCCGCAGCGCGATGGGCGGGGACGCGCAGGATTCCGGGCTCATAGAGCAGCGGGTGGCCGTGATCCTCAACCCGGTCAAGGCACGCTCGGCTGAAGCGAAGGCGACCATCCAGCGCGCCTGCCTGACGGCCGGCTGGGATGAGCCCGTCTTTTTCGAGACAACACTGGAGGACCCCGGCTTCTCCCAGGTGCAGGACGCCCTGGCGCACAAGCCCGACGTCGTCCTGGTGGGCGGCGGCGACGGCACGGTGCGGGTGGTGGCCGAGTCCCTTACCCACACCGGAGTGGCCATGGGTCTGATTCCACTGGGAACGGGCAACCTCCTGGCGAGGAACGTGGACCTGGACGTCAATGACCTGCATGGGAATGTCCGTACAGCGCTCTTTGGGCGGCAGCGCTTCATCGACACTGCCCGGATGGGGATCGAGAACTCCCGCACCGGGCACTCCTCCGAGCATGTTTTCCTGGTGATTGCAGGCATCGGCATGGACGCCGAGGTGCTCGCTGACACGAACGCGGGCCTGAAAAAGGCTGTTGGCTGGCTTGCCTACACAGAGGCGGGCATGCGGCACCTCCCCGGCCGGCGGAAGAAGATATCGATCTCACTGGACGGCAGTCCTGAACAGGTCCGGAACATCCGCAGTGTCCTTTTTGCCAACTGCGGCCTGGTGCCCGGCGGCATTGACTTCATTCCCCAGGCCATGATCGACGACGGCATGCTGGATGTGGTGGTGATGAGCCCCCGCAGCGCCCTGGGGTGGCTGCTGATGTACGTGAAGATCATGTTCAAGCACACCGGAAAATTGCCCGTCATGACCGTATACCGGTCCGGCAGGGTGGTCATCAGGTGCCCGGAACCTATGCCCACCCAGCTCGACGGCGACACATCAGGTGAGGCCACCCGGCTCACAGTCCAGGTGGATCCCCGTTCGCTGCTGATCCGGGTCAAGGGTCAGATCCAGGACGGGCAGGAGCTACTGGGCAGCGCGCAGGCGGATATCCAGGGAGGGCTCCGCACCGGGCTGGTCAGGCGTTGGCTTCCTTCGCAGCCTGGGCTGCGGCCTTAG